The proteins below are encoded in one region of Chitinophagales bacterium:
- the ruvX gene encoding Holliday junction resolvase RuvX — protein sequence MGRILAIDYGKKRTGLAVTDPLKIIASALETVETKTLKKTLVSYCAKEVVEAFVVGKPFTRDFSVNEIETEIGIFVTWLEEKFPDIKIYRVDERFTSKIASQTILASGVNKKTRQQKEIIDRVSATIILQTFMEMKQP from the coding sequence ATGGGGCGGATTTTGGCAATTGATTATGGGAAAAAAAGAACCGGTTTGGCAGTAACCGATCCATTAAAAATAATAGCCAGCGCATTAGAAACTGTAGAAACTAAGACGTTGAAAAAAACTTTGGTATCGTACTGTGCCAAAGAGGTGGTTGAAGCCTTTGTAGTTGGCAAACCATTTACCCGCGATTTTTCTGTGAATGAAATTGAAACCGAGATAGGTATTTTTGTTACTTGGTTGGAAGAAAAATTTCCCGATATAAAAATTTATAGAGTAGATGAACGCTTTACTTCTAAAATTGCATCGCAGACAATTCTAGCTAGTGGCGTAAATAAAAAAACACGCCAGCAAAAAGAAATTATTGATAGAGTAAGCGCTACAATTATTCTTCAAACTTTTATGGAAATGAAGCAGCCGTAA
- a CDS encoding gliding motility-associated C-terminal domain-containing protein has product MNFRKSATALLCFLASSIYGFAQLLPNEYTLGKERHLHVTQGVLYDNGGKNSELKNEYFITTLHGENQLEVYFETFNIPDGASLKVYRGKDTDGELLGIFHDAKIPNLKGKILTFEFFPSKHLAKGNYKIRGQVKSTPQEKSGAARSQPASDCVGAIPLCQNLTAVALGGLYTDLGAVNDDDGSCYGGTGSGGSVWYSFQPQANGALDFTITPTGSTDYDFVLWDITSGCGNGQRQQVSCNYSQYTGNTGISSVNCSESYGTCTGNDCSSDSKGSDCNRFNRRPTVNSTHKYAVCINFYSGSNDGFTIQFKNETSSVNITDVTPPVILNASANACPTAAQFELLFSEYVDCSTIQAADFSIPGHTVSLNPLNCTNNSTNSVAVTVTPPLSIGTYALHAQDILDLCGNNMNTNFNIVIGTSPTATASSSGGICRSPGFLGIGYTYTPASQTLTATGGGFYKWSDGQIGASVSVSPKTTTTYTVTVTQGACPATATVTVPVEDAPTINIPDQTICTGESKTLTATGGGSYQWYTNPSLFGNGTAIPAPAGTNASITVSPSSTTTYRVVVTSPAGCKGQDDVKLTIVNTNCCNATIAPAGPYCTSDAPKILTAGTSGGTWSGTGISNASTGEFSPAVSGAGSFKVYYTLACGSLDSATIVVQVCTPLVVCKQPNGNLTASGGISPYTWESQSTIQDCSSCPGGNCIPFICPGTPTTTWTGFGSTATVTPPGTYPIRVRDSGGNVISIASLASVNPCSTCPSITVSVQNKQDANCQSANSGSATFTATGGSGSYTYTWSPNVSSTATANSLAAGTYNVTATDANNCTGTGTVTIGVPTTPTLTLSNQTNPACGQANGSVSITLAGGTAPYIATIDNGQGAPVTQNIPIAGTAPVNNLAAGTYIITIRDANNCTATQTLTLIAPNAPVIGTPTTSNETCSGQNNGALTSATVTGGTGTLQWSYALAATPGNITAIVSFPVNNLAPNNYVLKVQDANGCADTIQFVIAAGPNCCNLTLDIATIQPNCGQNSGSITITPSPSGTYSYTWNNSLPNQATQSSLAAGQYLVTVAEVGNPACSVDTVINLNNSNGPSIAFSNKVEPGCGTANGSVSATLAGGSAPYTITIDDGQGAPQTQVIPIAGTAPVTGMAAGTYIISVTDANNCTATQTIVFTAPNSPVITSINATAETCFGDNNGTANVSVNGGTGTLIYAWSNGASSAAIANLAPNTYSVTITDAANCTASGNITVAAGPVCCTWNISAAIVQPSCGANDGSINITVLPIATYTYTWSNNAITANNSNIAAGNYSVTITNTANSCVKDTSFSLSNPNAPTVSGVNATAESCAGGDGAISITATGGTGTLTVTWSNGATGNSITNLSAGTYNYTITDNNNCMVTGDTIVAPPTGCCNLQLTAIANNTDCSGANGSIQANIATAGIPPYTFSIDGNTYQSSSNFLNLTAGNYVVFAKDSTSCIDTVHVTIGSIANTLSVALNVVQPGCAGVNAGSITANATGGNGTITYVWNTGAMAAAIQNLSAGKYVVTVSDSLGCSVKDSATLLSAQPVTVNIGNDVSFCQGDSSTLAAPAGFATYVWSNGSTVATTTANTGGIYSVTVTDINGCTASDSLQITILPTPIIELPQDTTVYENNAVRLHPVITNGSSPATYLWQPNIDISCNDCAHPIAHPADTITYHLTYIGSNQCRATAQITINVKIGGTIYMPNVFSPNNDGNNDILLPLGIGIKTIQWKVFNRWGEMVFVSSNENIGWDGTYQGVLQPAGTYVYLLQVTFFNKSTHNYKGSFTLVR; this is encoded by the coding sequence ATGAACTTTAGAAAATCGGCCACAGCGCTGCTATGTTTCTTGGCAAGCAGTATATATGGTTTTGCTCAATTATTACCCAATGAATATACTTTAGGAAAAGAAAGACACTTACATGTTACTCAAGGTGTTTTATACGATAATGGCGGCAAAAATTCCGAACTTAAAAATGAATATTTCATTACCACGCTGCATGGCGAAAATCAATTAGAGGTATATTTTGAAACCTTCAATATTCCCGATGGGGCTTCTTTAAAAGTTTACAGAGGAAAAGATACCGATGGAGAGTTGTTAGGAATTTTTCACGATGCTAAAATTCCCAACTTAAAAGGTAAAATCTTAACGTTTGAATTTTTCCCTTCAAAGCATTTAGCAAAAGGAAACTACAAGATAAGAGGCCAGGTAAAATCTACCCCACAAGAAAAAAGCGGAGCAGCACGCAGCCAACCCGCCAGCGATTGTGTGGGCGCCATTCCACTTTGCCAAAACCTTACCGCTGTTGCACTTGGCGGTCTTTATACCGACCTTGGAGCCGTGAATGACGATGATGGCAGTTGCTATGGAGGCACAGGCTCCGGTGGCTCAGTGTGGTATTCTTTTCAACCACAAGCAAATGGAGCACTAGACTTTACAATTACTCCCACCGGAAGCACCGATTACGACTTTGTACTTTGGGATATCACCTCAGGTTGCGGCAATGGACAACGCCAACAAGTTAGTTGCAACTACTCCCAATATACAGGCAACACAGGTATAAGCAGTGTTAACTGTAGTGAAAGTTATGGCACCTGTACCGGCAACGATTGCTCTTCCGATAGTAAAGGCTCAGATTGTAATCGTTTTAATCGAAGACCAACCGTAAACTCCACGCACAAGTATGCCGTTTGTATCAATTTCTACAGCGGCTCAAACGATGGTTTTACCATTCAATTTAAAAACGAAACAAGCTCGGTAAACATTACAGACGTTACACCTCCGGTAATTCTGAATGCCTCGGCAAATGCTTGTCCAACTGCCGCTCAATTTGAATTGCTTTTTTCTGAGTATGTAGATTGCAGCACTATACAAGCTGCCGATTTTTCTATTCCCGGTCATACAGTTTCATTAAATCCACTTAACTGCACCAACAATAGTACCAATAGCGTAGCCGTTACTGTAACGCCACCCCTCTCCATCGGCACTTATGCACTGCACGCTCAAGATATTTTAGACTTATGCGGGAATAATATGAATACCAATTTCAACATTGTAATTGGTACTAGCCCAACAGCTACTGCAAGTTCGAGCGGAGGTATATGCCGCAGTCCCGGATTTTTAGGAATTGGTTATACCTATACGCCCGCTTCGCAAACGCTTACCGCAACCGGAGGTGGATTTTACAAATGGAGCGATGGGCAAATAGGTGCAAGTGTATCAGTATCGCCTAAAACTACTACTACCTATACCGTTACCGTAACTCAAGGCGCTTGCCCCGCTACGGCAACCGTAACCGTTCCGGTTGAAGATGCTCCCACAATAAATATTCCCGACCAAACTATTTGCACCGGAGAGTCTAAAACACTTACAGCTACAGGAGGTGGCTCCTACCAATGGTACACCAATCCTTCATTGTTTGGAAACGGAACTGCCATTCCCGCACCTGCAGGCACAAATGCATCCATTACCGTTAGCCCCTCTTCAACCACTACTTATAGAGTAGTAGTAACCAGCCCTGCAGGCTGCAAAGGCCAAGACGATGTAAAACTAACTATAGTAAATACCAATTGCTGTAATGCAACAATTGCACCTGCCGGTCCATATTGCACATCCGATGCACCTAAAATACTAACTGCCGGAACCTCCGGTGGCACTTGGAGCGGCACAGGAATAAGCAATGCTTCAACGGGCGAGTTTAGTCCGGCAGTTTCCGGTGCCGGATCTTTTAAAGTCTATTATACTTTAGCTTGTGGCTCTTTAGATTCTGCTACAATTGTGGTGCAGGTTTGTACTCCTCTTGTTGTTTGCAAGCAACCTAATGGAAATTTAACAGCATCTGGCGGTATTAGTCCTTATACATGGGAAAGCCAATCAACAATACAAGATTGTAGCAGTTGCCCTGGCGGCAATTGTATTCCGTTTATTTGTCCCGGCACTCCAACTACTACATGGACAGGTTTTGGAAGCACTGCAACCGTTACACCTCCGGGAACTTACCCCATCCGCGTGCGCGATAGTGGCGGCAATGTAATTAGTATTGCTTCGCTTGCTTCCGTAAATCCATGTAGCACATGCCCAAGCATTACCGTTTCTGTACAAAACAAACAAGATGCAAACTGCCAAAGCGCCAATAGTGGCTCTGCCACATTTACGGCAACCGGAGGTAGTGGTTCTTATACCTATACTTGGAGTCCAAACGTAAGTTCTACCGCTACTGCCAATAGCTTAGCAGCAGGTACTTACAATGTAACAGCTACCGATGCCAATAACTGCACCGGAACCGGAACTGTAACTATTGGAGTACCTACCACTCCTACCCTAACTCTTAGCAACCAAACCAACCCTGCTTGCGGGCAAGCCAATGGCAGCGTAAGTATTACACTTGCAGGTGGCACCGCCCCTTATATTGCAACAATAGATAATGGACAAGGCGCTCCGGTTACTCAAAACATCCCCATAGCAGGAACAGCACCTGTAAATAACTTAGCTGCGGGAACTTACATTATCACTATTCGCGATGCTAATAATTGCACAGCAACACAAACCTTAACGCTAATAGCACCCAATGCTCCTGTAATTGGCACACCAACTACTTCTAATGAAACCTGTAGCGGACAAAACAACGGAGCACTTACCTCTGCAACCGTTACGGGGGGCACCGGAACGCTGCAATGGAGCTATGCCCTGGCAGCCACGCCCGGTAATATAACAGCAATAGTTTCTTTTCCGGTAAATAATCTTGCTCCTAATAATTATGTATTAAAAGTACAAGATGCCAATGGTTGCGCAGATACAATTCAATTTGTAATAGCAGCAGGGCCTAACTGTTGTAACTTAACTTTGGATATTGCAACAATTCAACCTAATTGTGGGCAAAACTCTGGTTCCATTACAATAACACCATCTCCATCCGGCACCTATAGTTATACTTGGAACAATTCTCTACCCAATCAAGCAACACAAAGCAGTTTAGCCGCTGGGCAATACCTTGTAACTGTTGCAGAGGTTGGCAATCCTGCTTGTAGTGTAGATACTGTAATTAACCTAAATAATAGCAATGGCCCAAGTATTGCATTTAGTAATAAAGTAGAACCGGGCTGCGGCACAGCCAACGGCAGTGTAAGTGCTACTTTAGCAGGCGGTTCAGCACCTTACACCATTACAATTGATGATGGGCAAGGTGCGCCACAAACTCAAGTAATACCAATAGCTGGCACTGCACCCGTTACAGGAATGGCAGCAGGCACCTATATAATTTCAGTAACTGATGCCAATAATTGTACTGCAACACAAACAATTGTTTTTACTGCTCCTAATTCACCCGTAATTACCTCTATCAACGCAACTGCCGAAACTTGTTTTGGCGACAATAACGGTACGGCCAACGTAAGTGTAAACGGAGGAACCGGAACACTTATTTATGCATGGAGCAATGGAGCAAGCAGTGCAGCTATTGCTAATCTTGCACCCAATACATACTCAGTAACCATTACCGATGCTGCCAACTGCACCGCTTCAGGAAATATCACAGTTGCTGCGGGACCTGTTTGCTGTACATGGAATATTAGTGCGGCTATAGTTCAACCATCGTGTGGCGCCAATGATGGCAGTATAAACATTACTGTTTTACCGATAGCTACCTATACTTACACATGGAGCAATAATGCCATTACAGCCAACAATTCAAATATAGCCGCAGGCAACTATAGTGTAACCATAACCAATACAGCCAACAGTTGTGTAAAAGATACTTCTTTCAGTTTATCTAATCCCAATGCACCTACCGTAAGTGGCGTAAATGCTACTGCTGAAAGTTGTGCAGGTGGAGATGGCGCTATTAGTATTACTGCAACTGGCGGTACAGGAACATTAACAGTTACCTGGAGCAATGGCGCTACCGGAAACAGCATTACTAATTTAAGTGCCGGAACCTACAACTATACCATTACCGACAATAATAACTGTATGGTTACTGGCGATACTATTGTGGCTCCGCCTACCGGATGTTGCAACCTGCAATTAACAGCTATTGCAAACAATACAGACTGTTCGGGAGCCAATGGCAGTATTCAAGCCAATATTGCAACGGCAGGAATTCCGCCATATACTTTTAGCATAGATGGAAACACTTACCAATCTTCATCCAACTTCTTAAACCTAACAGCAGGAAACTATGTAGTATTTGCAAAAGATTCCACTAGTTGTATTGATACAGTTCATGTAACCATTGGCAGCATTGCTAATACTTTGAGTGTAGCCTTAAATGTTGTGCAACCTGGATGTGCCGGAGTAAATGCCGGAAGTATTACTGCAAATGCCACAGGAGGAAATGGAACTATAACTTATGTATGGAACACAGGAGCCATGGCAGCAGCTATACAAAACCTTAGTGCCGGGAAGTATGTTGTAACTGTAAGCGATTCATTAGGATGCTCCGTAAAAGATTCAGCTACACTCCTATCTGCACAACCCGTAACAGTAAACATAGGTAACGATGTTAGCTTTTGCCAAGGCGATAGCTCCACGCTTGCTGCCCCTGCCGGATTTGCAACATACGTATGGAGCAATGGTAGTACTGTGGCAACCACAACGGCAAACACAGGAGGAATATACAGCGTAACCGTAACCGATATAAACGGTTGTACCGCCAGCGATTCTTTACAAATTACCATACTGCCTACACCTATTATCGAGTTACCGCAAGATACCACCGTGTACGAAAACAATGCCGTACGCTTGCATCCGGTTATCACAAACGGCTCATCGCCCGCCACCTACTTATGGCAGCCCAATATTGATATATCGTGCAACGATTGCGCCCACCCAATTGCACACCCGGCAGATACCATTACGTATCACTTAACTTATATTGGTTCCAACCAATGCCGTGCCACAGCGCAGATTACAATAAATGTGAAAATAGGCGGTACTATTTATATGCCCAATGTGTTTTCGCCCAATAACGATGGCAACAACGATATTCTTTTGCCACTCGGAATTGGTATAAAAACCATTCAATGGAAAGTGTTTAATCGTTGGGGCGAAATGGTATTTGTTTCAAGCAATGAAAATATTGGTTGGGATGGCACATACCAAGGTGTATTGCAGCCTGCAGGTACTTATGTTTATTTGCTGCAAGTTACCTTCTTCAACAAAAGCACTCATAACTACAAAGGCAGTTTTACATTAGTTCGCTAA
- a CDS encoding DUF1573 domain-containing protein yields the protein MKNVLLFTSIAAICAAVGVYYVSNEKLEQQDLRLATLERKVAEVEGRVYFQDAHSVANQQLQNPPTNIPSTTISFDKMEHDFGTIKQGDKVKTKFKFTNTGNENLVIVNAIGSCGCTVPSYPREPLAPGKSAELDVEFDSNGKEGEQSKTITVEANTEPKQTVLTIKSNILTSKSTK from the coding sequence ATGAAAAATGTATTGCTTTTTACATCCATTGCTGCAATCTGCGCTGCGGTGGGCGTGTATTATGTTTCAAACGAAAAGTTGGAGCAGCAAGATTTAAGGCTTGCTACTTTAGAGCGAAAAGTGGCAGAGGTGGAAGGACGCGTTTATTTTCAAGATGCCCACAGTGTAGCTAATCAGCAGTTGCAAAATCCGCCAACCAATATACCATCCACTACTATTTCGTTTGATAAAATGGAGCACGATTTTGGAACAATTAAACAGGGCGATAAGGTTAAAACCAAGTTTAAGTTCACCAACACGGGCAACGAAAATTTAGTTATAGTAAATGCCATTGGCTCATGCGGCTGCACGGTTCCAAGCTATCCAAGAGAGCCGTTGGCTCCAGGCAAATCGGCAGAACTTGATGTGGAATTTGATAGCAATGGCAAAGAAGGTGAACAATCTAAAACCATTACGGTTGAAGCAAATACAGAGCCTAAGCAAACTGTTTTAACCATTAAAAGCAATATTCTAACTTCTAAAAGTACCAAGTAG